A stretch of Thermomicrobium roseum DSM 5159 DNA encodes these proteins:
- a CDS encoding phospholipase D-like domain-containing anti-phage protein, with product MLLRYSSRRAPLRAFLTEALDGALAYDRIAGFFSSSILEVAGEPLERMAPGARVRVVANSALQPLDVATARAAKAAMYAEWCRSLPEYLPPRLKERLRRLYTFLASGQLQVRVLPDTYFGLIHGKAGVITRADGSRIAFLGSVNESQEAWEVNYELLWADDSEAGVSWTIEEFEALWHHAGAVDLADAVVRDIERLTRRIVVPSIAEWREQYRAEPAAAVVELPVARQGTGLWAHQKYFVKLAFDLHRERGARLLLADEVGLGKTVQLGLAAKLMALWGGGNVLVLVPKPLLWQWQDELWDLLAVPSAVWTGRGWIDENGVDYQANGLEGLRRCPRKVGIVSAGLITQSDEAAEILASLRYECVILDEAHRARRRNLGPSHRNEKADPNNLLRFLQRVAERTRSLLLATATPVQLDPIEAWDLLEALNRGNETVLGSRYSRWLTRPREGLDYVLDRASPPDDVREVWEWVRDPLPPAGEGPVFAILRRSLGMNETESWAPPEAFDRLAPPAQHQLERLGREFFRNHNPFVRHIVRRTREFLEQTIDPETSEPYLTPVRVRLFGEGEHDALLLPPILKDAYKTAEEFCQEVASRPGLNSGFLKTLLLRRVGSTIEAGRLTALRLLEGGEQADEDEEEERPSLLYPLTERERDLLERFLRLLEAAREEDPKLQAVNDLLCRGVDDTGPWRSLGCIVFSQYYDSAQWLARRLSEQLPEEEIGLYAGSGKSQLFQGGTATRVGRDVLKERVQRGELRILVGTDAASEGLNLQRLGTLINVDLPWNPTRLEQRKGRIQRIGQPRAVVFLCNLRYRGSVEDRVHQLLSARFRAIHDMFGQLPETLEDVWIAVALHEEEKARHLIDAVPRKHPFALRYHQITPVSWETCAAVLERESQLELLRQGWQ from the coding sequence GTGCTGTTGCGCTATTCCTCCCGACGCGCACCGCTCCGTGCCTTTCTCACCGAGGCCCTGGACGGTGCACTGGCATACGATCGGATCGCTGGTTTCTTCAGTTCCTCGATCCTCGAGGTCGCTGGAGAGCCGCTAGAGCGGATGGCACCCGGTGCGCGGGTGCGTGTCGTCGCCAACTCCGCGTTGCAGCCGCTGGACGTCGCGACGGCACGGGCGGCGAAGGCCGCGATGTACGCCGAGTGGTGCCGGTCGCTTCCGGAGTATCTCCCACCCCGGTTGAAGGAGCGGCTCCGTCGCCTCTACACGTTTCTGGCGAGCGGTCAACTCCAGGTACGCGTCTTGCCCGATACCTATTTCGGTCTCATCCACGGGAAGGCCGGCGTGATCACGCGAGCCGATGGCTCGCGGATCGCGTTTCTGGGAAGCGTCAACGAGTCACAGGAAGCGTGGGAGGTCAACTACGAACTCCTCTGGGCTGACGACTCGGAGGCCGGTGTCTCCTGGACGATAGAGGAGTTCGAGGCGCTCTGGCACCACGCTGGTGCCGTCGATCTGGCTGATGCCGTGGTGCGGGATATCGAGCGCCTGACGCGCCGGATCGTGGTACCGAGTATCGCCGAGTGGCGTGAGCAGTACCGAGCGGAGCCGGCCGCTGCGGTGGTGGAGCTGCCGGTCGCTCGCCAGGGAACGGGCTTGTGGGCGCACCAGAAGTACTTCGTCAAGCTCGCGTTCGACCTGCATCGCGAGCGTGGGGCCCGACTCCTCCTGGCGGACGAGGTTGGGCTGGGCAAGACGGTCCAGCTCGGGCTCGCGGCCAAATTGATGGCTCTCTGGGGTGGTGGGAATGTCCTGGTGCTCGTCCCCAAGCCCCTCCTCTGGCAGTGGCAAGACGAACTGTGGGACTTGCTCGCGGTGCCCTCGGCGGTGTGGACAGGCCGGGGTTGGATCGACGAAAACGGCGTGGACTATCAGGCGAATGGGCTGGAGGGACTGCGCCGCTGCCCACGAAAGGTGGGAATCGTCTCGGCTGGGCTCATCACGCAGTCCGATGAGGCTGCCGAGATCCTGGCTAGCCTCCGCTACGAGTGTGTGATCCTCGACGAGGCACACCGGGCGCGACGTCGAAACCTCGGTCCATCGCATCGCAACGAGAAGGCCGATCCGAATAACTTGCTCCGCTTCCTGCAGCGTGTAGCCGAGCGGACGCGGAGCCTGCTCCTCGCAACGGCGACACCCGTGCAACTGGACCCGATCGAGGCCTGGGATTTGCTGGAAGCACTCAATCGCGGTAACGAGACCGTCCTCGGAAGCCGGTATAGTCGATGGCTCACTCGCCCGCGTGAGGGACTGGACTATGTGCTCGACCGGGCGAGTCCGCCGGACGACGTGCGGGAAGTGTGGGAGTGGGTCCGCGATCCGTTGCCGCCGGCGGGCGAGGGGCCAGTCTTCGCTATCCTCCGCCGGTCACTCGGGATGAACGAGACGGAAAGCTGGGCACCGCCGGAAGCGTTCGATCGTCTCGCTCCACCAGCGCAGCATCAGCTCGAGCGTCTCGGCCGCGAGTTCTTCCGGAACCACAATCCCTTTGTTCGACATATTGTCCGGCGAACGCGCGAGTTCTTGGAGCAGACCATTGACCCCGAGACGAGTGAGCCCTATCTCACGCCGGTACGGGTCCGCCTGTTCGGTGAAGGGGAGCATGATGCGCTCTTGTTGCCGCCGATTCTCAAGGATGCCTACAAGACTGCTGAAGAATTTTGTCAGGAAGTGGCATCGCGCCCTGGGCTCAATTCAGGTTTTCTCAAGACGCTCCTCCTGCGCCGGGTGGGAAGCACGATCGAGGCGGGGAGGTTGACCGCACTGCGACTCCTCGAAGGTGGTGAGCAGGCCGATGAAGACGAGGAGGAGGAACGCCCCTCGCTTCTCTATCCCCTCACCGAACGGGAGCGGGACTTGCTCGAGCGCTTTCTCCGGTTGCTGGAAGCGGCGAGGGAGGAAGACCCAAAGTTGCAAGCGGTCAACGATTTGCTCTGCCGCGGTGTCGACGATACCGGCCCGTGGCGGTCTCTCGGTTGTATCGTCTTCAGCCAATATTATGACTCGGCGCAGTGGCTAGCGCGACGCCTCTCCGAGCAGCTTCCCGAGGAGGAGATCGGCCTGTATGCTGGCTCGGGCAAGTCGCAGCTCTTCCAAGGGGGAACTGCGACGCGCGTTGGCCGGGATGTACTCAAGGAGCGTGTGCAGCGGGGGGAATTGCGCATTTTGGTCGGGACGGACGCTGCCTCGGAAGGGCTCAATCTGCAGCGACTCGGGACACTCATCAATGTGGATCTGCCGTGGAATCCGACCCGTCTCGAGCAGCGTAAGGGAAGAATCCAGCGGATCGGTCAGCCTCGGGCGGTCGTTTTTCTCTGCAACCTGCGCTATCGGGGATCGGTGGAGGATCGGGTGCACCAGCTTCTCTCGGCTCGGTTCCGTGCGATTCACGATATGTTCGGTCAGCTCCCCGAGACACTGGAAGATGTATGGATCGCGGTCGCCTTGCACGAGGAAGAGAAGGCTCGGCACCTCATCGATGCCGTACCCCGGAAGCATCCCTTCGCGCTTCGCTACCATCAGATCACGCCAGTTTCGTGGGAGACTTGTGCAGCCGTGCTTGAGCGAGAGAGCCAGCTGGAGTTGCTGCGTCAGGGCTGGCAGTGA
- a CDS encoding S1C family serine protease: MTRTSQQTTRARRFAALSTRLLLLLALLVTACRSLPFRNQLTPPPTAPRTSEQPLSWADVEERLRPATVLVEFARGDQPPFPVTGVAYAPGLVLTVAPPIADQPPTQVRVRAPDQNESEPAELLGLSTCDGLAVVRVASPRNLPLAPLATNKTPDIGEDVLVFGYPASDPTKPPISLPAAATGTATDPDRERDELGVNIALDDLIFGALMADRYGAVLGLALPDGRFLPAATALQIAQTLAEGRGVLWLGIQLSIHRNAERFGTATGLVVRGVNPGGPAATAGVEPGMLLARLDDTEVSSFSQVCGILRQHRQGDELTVELRQPRAAEIAILTTTIRVGEPSQRTPTVIRVEPRPAEGQRLTYRWTFDESTQNDWPLGRSDLGSGEIADGAYAVTLTRPQAFGILEPRTVPPGTDQRVRTRVTIPDETGVGLLVRSTLEPDQSRSFYTCIVVRSGGQLVALCSLILAGEPLVLLPVTPLAVSLPPDEPLELDLAVQDSTLTFRVASQTVADLEDPLLGSGTIGLWVESFDTVPVTIRFDEVEAELVPASGKTRGQITR; the protein is encoded by the coding sequence ATGACGCGGACGAGTCAGCAGACGACGCGAGCGCGGCGGTTCGCAGCGCTTTCCACCCGACTCCTGCTCCTGCTCGCGCTTCTCGTCACTGCTTGCCGTAGCCTCCCCTTCCGCAACCAGCTGACACCGCCACCGACGGCGCCCCGCACCAGCGAGCAACCTCTTTCCTGGGCAGACGTGGAAGAGCGCCTGCGTCCTGCGACCGTCTTGGTCGAGTTCGCCCGTGGCGATCAGCCACCATTTCCCGTCACCGGCGTCGCCTACGCGCCAGGGCTCGTCTTGACGGTCGCTCCCCCCATCGCTGACCAGCCACCGACCCAGGTGCGTGTCCGCGCACCCGACCAGAACGAGTCCGAACCAGCCGAACTGCTCGGTCTCAGCACGTGCGATGGGCTGGCCGTCGTGCGCGTCGCTTCCCCCCGAAACCTCCCCCTCGCTCCGCTGGCCACGAACAAGACACCGGACATCGGCGAGGACGTCCTCGTCTTCGGTTACCCGGCGAGCGACCCCACCAAGCCACCGATCAGCCTGCCGGCCGCAGCGACCGGCACCGCGACCGACCCCGACCGCGAGCGCGATGAACTCGGCGTGAACATCGCGCTCGACGACCTTATCTTCGGCGCTCTGATGGCGGATCGCTATGGTGCGGTACTCGGCCTGGCGCTGCCGGATGGCCGTTTCCTCCCCGCGGCGACAGCGCTCCAAATCGCCCAGACGCTCGCCGAGGGACGCGGCGTCCTGTGGCTCGGGATCCAGCTGAGCATCCACCGCAACGCGGAGCGCTTCGGCACCGCGACCGGTCTCGTCGTCCGCGGGGTGAACCCCGGCGGCCCCGCCGCCACCGCTGGTGTCGAGCCGGGTATGCTTCTCGCTCGTCTCGACGACACCGAGGTTTCCAGCTTCAGTCAGGTCTGCGGTATCCTGCGCCAGCATCGCCAGGGCGACGAACTCACCGTCGAACTCCGCCAGCCGCGCGCCGCCGAGATCGCCATCCTGACGACGACTATCCGCGTCGGCGAGCCGAGCCAGCGCACACCGACCGTCATCCGGGTCGAGCCGCGGCCAGCCGAGGGACAGCGACTCACCTACCGCTGGACGTTCGACGAGTCGACCCAGAACGACTGGCCGCTCGGCCGGAGCGATCTCGGCTCGGGCGAAATCGCCGACGGGGCTTATGCGGTCACGTTGACCCGCCCGCAAGCGTTCGGCATCCTCGAGCCCCGCACCGTTCCACCCGGCACCGACCAGCGGGTCCGGACTCGCGTCACGATCCCTGACGAAACAGGGGTCGGCCTCCTTGTCCGTTCCACTCTCGAGCCGGACCAGTCGCGTTCCTTTTATACGTGCATCGTGGTACGCTCCGGTGGCCAACTGGTCGCGCTCTGCTCGCTTATCCTCGCCGGCGAGCCGCTCGTGCTGCTGCCAGTCACACCGCTCGCGGTCAGCCTGCCGCCAGACGAGCCGCTCGAACTCGACCTCGCGGTCCAGGACAGCACGCTCACCTTCCGCGTCGCCAGCCAGACCGTCGCCGATCTCGAGGACCCACTGCTCGGCAGCGGCACGATCGGTCTCTGGGTGGAAAGCTTCGACACCGTCCCGGTCACCATCCGCTTCGACGAGGTAGAGGCCGAGCTCGTACCAGCCAGTGGCAAGACCCGTGGGCAGATAACCCGTTGA
- a CDS encoding methyl-accepting chemotaxis protein, translating into MGERVPDLRGAGGTAVADAWPGQGPAEVAGDEAIWIALERLATELARGDLVAAEQVVAELPPALRRQWAGVVAAWRDRVAELLVAASGAVAEGLRPVRAADEFSQAFRAQKEQVTQAASVARELAQAVQLVFGSVGQVSDAARGAAERADAGIQRVDEALRSLADVARSVAELQRRIEELSQAVHPITQVLGTIASIAKQTNLLALNAAIEAARAGEHGRGFAVVAEEVRRLAVSTQDAVAGIRQQVQALSEGMQRVGEAMGVVAEQVENGALVAAGGQEALASIRKSVDSIVVPLQEIASAAEEQAQAVNQLARNVQAVAEVAESVGRQAEELTVGVLEQMQRLRAMRELIAQTTLALSDAQLVQVAKADHLLWVQRLLAMLHGKEQLQPEQVADWTVCRLGRWYYGRGRERYGNSSVFRQLEAPHQRLHQTAAEAVRAWNRGDRERARELVEEVRRISAEIVSLLETLRTM; encoded by the coding sequence ATGGGTGAACGAGTGCCGGACCTGCGTGGAGCAGGTGGGACAGCGGTGGCGGATGCCTGGCCTGGACAGGGACCCGCGGAGGTGGCTGGCGACGAGGCGATCTGGATCGCCCTGGAGCGGCTGGCGACGGAGTTGGCGCGCGGCGACCTGGTGGCGGCCGAGCAAGTCGTCGCTGAGTTACCGCCAGCATTGCGCCGACAATGGGCGGGCGTGGTCGCGGCCTGGCGCGACCGCGTCGCCGAGTTGCTCGTTGCGGCATCGGGTGCGGTGGCCGAGGGGCTCCGGCCAGTGCGCGCGGCCGATGAGTTCTCCCAGGCGTTCCGCGCGCAGAAGGAGCAAGTGACGCAAGCTGCCAGTGTCGCTCGGGAACTGGCGCAAGCTGTCCAGCTCGTCTTCGGGAGCGTGGGACAAGTCTCGGATGCTGCCCGCGGGGCAGCCGAACGTGCCGATGCCGGGATCCAGCGGGTCGATGAGGCCTTACGGTCTTTGGCAGACGTCGCTCGCTCGGTGGCTGAGCTCCAGCGACGGATCGAGGAGCTGTCGCAGGCGGTACACCCGATCACCCAAGTCCTGGGGACGATCGCGTCGATCGCCAAACAGACGAATCTCCTGGCGCTCAATGCCGCGATCGAGGCGGCGCGAGCTGGCGAGCATGGACGCGGCTTTGCCGTCGTGGCGGAGGAGGTCCGGCGCCTGGCCGTTTCGACGCAAGACGCGGTGGCGGGAATTCGACAGCAAGTCCAGGCGCTGTCCGAGGGGATGCAGCGGGTCGGCGAAGCGATGGGTGTTGTCGCCGAGCAGGTCGAGAACGGGGCGCTGGTGGCGGCCGGTGGGCAGGAGGCGCTGGCCTCGATCCGCAAGAGTGTCGATTCCATCGTCGTTCCCTTGCAGGAGATCGCGTCGGCAGCCGAAGAGCAGGCCCAGGCGGTCAACCAGCTGGCGCGGAACGTGCAGGCGGTCGCGGAGGTCGCGGAATCGGTCGGGCGGCAGGCCGAGGAGTTGACGGTCGGTGTCCTCGAGCAGATGCAGCGACTGCGGGCGATGCGGGAGTTGATCGCGCAGACGACGCTCGCCTTGTCCGATGCCCAGCTCGTGCAGGTGGCGAAGGCGGATCACCTGTTGTGGGTGCAGCGGTTGTTGGCCATGCTGCACGGCAAGGAGCAGCTGCAACCGGAGCAGGTGGCTGACTGGACTGTCTGCCGGCTGGGACGCTGGTATTACGGTCGTGGTCGCGAGCGCTACGGGAACTCCAGCGTCTTTCGCCAACTGGAAGCGCCGCACCAGCGCTTGCACCAGACAGCTGCCGAGGCGGTGCGCGCCTGGAACCGGGGCGACCGCGAGCGAGCGCGGGAACTCGTGGAAGAGGTACGACGGATTTCAGCCGAAATCGTCTCGTTGCTCGAGACGCTGCGGACCATGTGA
- a CDS encoding NCS2 family permease, with product MSGRAVGAGAAAGESWLERFFHLRELGTNVRTELLAGVTTFMVMAYIIFVNPQILSAPDVPDKLAISAVTTATALVAGVMTIAMGLATNRAYAMAPGMGLNAVVAFQLMGALGLTAAEAMGVIVAEGLVITVLVLLGIRRYVMEAIPLELKQAISVGIGLFILFIGLVNGGIVVRDEATLVRLGDLNSVPVFVTGVGLLITLFLLARNVRGALLWGILLTTVVAIIARAVTGTEAFPPGVAQLPTQWIAVPDFSRIGDFSFGFFAKLGVLSAILVVFSIMLADFFDTMGTLIGVGRQAGYLDERGELPQAQRALLVDSLGAVVGGACSASSATTYIESAAGIGVGGRSGLVSVVTGILFLLSMPFWPVVGIVPAQATAPALIVVGWMMMGVLSRAEAEAEGKPSRVQVGGIDFANIEVGLPVTMTMLMMPFTYSITDGIGAGFITWTLIKVFRGKFREVYPVLYVVSAAFVIYFLRHALGLVV from the coding sequence GTGAGCGGGCGGGCTGTCGGGGCAGGAGCAGCGGCGGGCGAGAGCTGGCTCGAACGCTTTTTCCATCTACGGGAACTGGGGACGAATGTCCGGACGGAACTTCTGGCCGGCGTCACGACCTTCATGGTGATGGCCTACATCATCTTCGTCAATCCGCAGATCTTGAGCGCTCCCGATGTGCCGGACAAGCTTGCGATCTCCGCGGTGACGACGGCGACCGCTCTCGTCGCTGGTGTGATGACGATCGCCATGGGATTGGCGACCAACCGGGCCTATGCCATGGCCCCGGGGATGGGGCTGAACGCTGTCGTCGCGTTCCAGCTGATGGGAGCGCTCGGACTGACCGCTGCCGAGGCGATGGGGGTGATCGTCGCCGAGGGGCTGGTCATCACGGTGCTGGTCCTGCTCGGTATCCGGCGCTACGTCATGGAGGCGATCCCGCTCGAACTCAAGCAGGCGATCTCGGTCGGCATCGGGCTCTTCATTCTGTTCATCGGTCTGGTCAATGGCGGCATCGTGGTACGCGACGAGGCGACGCTGGTGCGGTTGGGTGACTTGAACAGCGTGCCGGTCTTCGTCACCGGTGTTGGGTTGCTGATCACGCTTTTCTTGCTCGCGCGCAACGTGCGCGGGGCGCTCCTCTGGGGGATCCTGCTCACCACGGTCGTTGCCATCATCGCCCGTGCCGTGACGGGGACGGAGGCGTTCCCACCCGGCGTGGCCCAGCTCCCCACGCAGTGGATCGCGGTACCGGATTTCAGCCGGATCGGTGACTTCAGCTTCGGTTTCTTCGCCAAGCTGGGCGTCCTCTCCGCGATTCTGGTCGTCTTCTCCATCATGCTGGCGGACTTCTTCGACACGATGGGAACGTTGATCGGCGTGGGGCGGCAGGCAGGCTACTTAGACGAGCGCGGCGAGTTGCCGCAGGCACAGCGGGCGTTGCTCGTCGACTCGCTCGGTGCGGTCGTCGGTGGCGCCTGCAGCGCCTCCTCGGCGACGACCTACATCGAATCGGCGGCCGGCATCGGCGTCGGTGGGCGGAGCGGTCTGGTCTCGGTGGTCACTGGGATCTTGTTCCTCCTTTCGATGCCGTTCTGGCCGGTCGTCGGGATCGTCCCGGCCCAAGCGACGGCACCGGCACTGATCGTCGTCGGCTGGATGATGATGGGTGTGCTCAGCCGAGCCGAAGCCGAAGCCGAGGGGAAGCCGTCGCGTGTGCAGGTGGGGGGTATCGACTTCGCCAATATCGAAGTCGGGCTTCCGGTCACCATGACCATGCTGATGATGCCCTTCACCTACAGTATCACCGACGGTATCGGTGCGGGCTTCATCACCTGGACGCTCATCAAGGTCTTCCGCGGCAAGTTCCGCGAGGTGTACCCGGTCCTCTATGTGGTGAGCGCGGCGTTCGTCATCTACTTCTTGCGTCATGCCCTGGGCTTGGTCGTCTAG
- a CDS encoding methyl-accepting chemotaxis protein, which yields MDQSEERAGDTRHGLLERLRAFFEEGISSFSRPIVLQEDDPAVGRVTRALEVLASDLKATLRALEASVRRSAIGVARSALRIQTVTKAIDQTRQQADAVAHALREIHGGVEEVAAAAGNAAAAAQAVDEQSARGLRTSEQAEQEVVALQMHLQEAAERLQMLLADVAQITQVSEVIATIAKQTNLLALNAAIEAARAGEQGRGFAVVAEEVRKLAEHAATQTREIRALTDRVAAQLAPVHKSLRRSVESAEAAATATVEVRTTLRATSELAARAAQAVDAIARTVHEQTTALERAVASLGEIVESIGTIEQQAQRIAEETFALAHVASDAYEQLAKVDTGTTFHRALAACRELAERCQRVFERAVDEGRLRLADVLELRYTEIKGPAIRSLARLFDVSRVPPEGFQPPKYSTAYDAAVDLELSEEMETILRQEPRLVFALPIDLNTYAPMHNRAFCQDWTGVPERDLAGNRVKRFFWDQRVLVRGARVGLGAAAERLPNMASREDFIRAGCDLRESPQQRSQFLVQTYARDTGEVMTVITVPLFVKGHRWGAALVGWKEDDGS from the coding sequence TTGGACCAGAGCGAAGAACGTGCCGGCGACACGAGGCACGGGCTCCTGGAACGGTTGCGAGCGTTCTTCGAGGAGGGAATCTCCTCGTTCAGTCGTCCGATCGTCCTGCAGGAGGACGATCCGGCGGTTGGCCGAGTGACGCGTGCGCTCGAGGTGTTGGCGAGTGATCTCAAAGCGACGTTGCGTGCCCTCGAGGCATCGGTGCGCCGGTCGGCGATCGGGGTGGCGCGGAGCGCGCTGCGCATCCAAACAGTAACCAAGGCGATCGACCAGACGCGCCAGCAGGCTGACGCAGTGGCGCATGCGTTGCGGGAGATACACGGAGGCGTGGAGGAGGTGGCCGCTGCGGCAGGGAACGCGGCGGCAGCTGCGCAGGCCGTCGATGAGCAGTCCGCGCGCGGTCTGCGCACGAGCGAGCAGGCTGAGCAGGAAGTGGTCGCACTCCAGATGCACCTGCAAGAAGCGGCGGAGCGGTTGCAGATGCTGCTCGCGGACGTGGCGCAGATCACGCAGGTGAGCGAAGTCATCGCCACGATAGCCAAGCAGACGAACCTCCTGGCGCTGAATGCCGCGATCGAAGCGGCGCGAGCTGGCGAGCAGGGTCGCGGTTTCGCGGTCGTGGCGGAGGAAGTACGCAAGCTGGCTGAGCATGCAGCGACGCAGACGCGCGAGATCCGTGCGCTGACGGATAGAGTCGCTGCGCAGCTCGCGCCAGTCCATAAGTCGCTCCGTCGGAGCGTCGAGTCCGCCGAGGCTGCGGCAACCGCGACGGTGGAGGTCCGAACAACCCTTCGAGCGACGAGCGAGCTCGCGGCGCGAGCAGCGCAGGCGGTCGATGCGATCGCACGCACCGTTCATGAGCAAACGACTGCCCTCGAGCGCGCGGTTGCCTCTCTCGGGGAGATCGTCGAGAGCATCGGTACGATCGAACAGCAGGCCCAACGGATCGCCGAGGAGACGTTCGCGCTCGCGCACGTTGCTTCCGATGCCTATGAACAGCTTGCCAAAGTCGATACCGGTACGACGTTCCATCGGGCGCTCGCCGCCTGTCGAGAACTCGCCGAGCGCTGCCAACGTGTCTTCGAACGAGCGGTCGACGAGGGACGGCTCCGTCTCGCGGACGTGCTGGAACTCCGCTACACCGAGATTAAAGGGCCAGCGATCCGTTCGCTGGCGCGCCTCTTCGACGTGAGCCGGGTACCGCCAGAAGGTTTCCAGCCCCCCAAGTACAGCACGGCGTACGATGCTGCGGTCGATTTGGAGCTGTCGGAGGAGATGGAGACGATCCTGCGCCAGGAACCGCGCTTGGTCTTCGCGCTCCCCATCGATCTGAACACTTATGCGCCGATGCACAACCGGGCCTTTTGCCAGGACTGGACCGGCGTTCCGGAGCGGGATCTGGCCGGCAATCGGGTCAAGCGGTTCTTCTGGGATCAGCGGGTGCTGGTGCGTGGAGCGCGCGTTGGGCTCGGCGCAGCGGCCGAGCGGTTGCCGAACATGGCCTCGCGCGAGGACTTCATCCGGGCAGGCTGTGATCTGCGCGAATCACCGCAGCAGCGGTCGCAGTTTCTGGTCCAGACCTATGCGCGCGATACCGGTGAGGTGATGACGGTCATTACCGTGCCCCTCTTCGTCAAAGGGCACCGGTGGGGTGCGGCTCTGGTCGGTTGGAAGGAAGACGATGGATCTTGA
- a CDS encoding YhjD/YihY/BrkB family envelope integrity protein encodes MAAPERSASFVRDRLDGIGATLGALGLALLWFTIGGIVSGIALALPAALRFGSGLLASFVLFVLLYRFLLPAPSPSWRLVSGSALATALAWEATKFAITTAVQSIGGGSAVYGLLGAVTGILVAAQLAAALTLYGAALLATMTEQRSAPVAAQA; translated from the coding sequence GTGGCCGCGCCGGAACGATCGGCCTCGTTCGTCCGCGACCGCCTCGACGGCATCGGGGCAACGCTCGGAGCGCTGGGGCTGGCGCTCCTCTGGTTCACGATCGGTGGCATCGTGAGTGGTATCGCTCTCGCCTTACCGGCCGCGCTCCGTTTCGGGAGCGGTCTCCTCGCTTCCTTCGTGCTGTTCGTGCTCCTCTACCGTTTTCTCCTGCCGGCGCCATCACCCTCCTGGCGGCTCGTCAGCGGCAGTGCTCTCGCCACCGCGCTCGCTTGGGAAGCCACGAAGTTCGCGATCACCACCGCAGTTCAGTCGATCGGGGGCGGGAGCGCGGTGTACGGCCTGCTCGGCGCGGTCACCGGGATACTCGTCGCGGCGCAGTTGGCCGCTGCCCTGACGCTCTACGGCGCAGCCCTGCTCGCGACCATGACGGAACAGCGAAGTGCCCCGGTCGCTGCTCAGGCCTGA
- a CDS encoding Uma2 family endonuclease, whose translation MQQTAPPVPTRHRFTVDDLERMVRSGILLEDARVELIEGELYDMNPIGWAHQAVVDRMTAFFVRSLDDRAIVRTQGPIRLSERTLPQPDLALLRPRPDYYRQAGPTPADVLLLVEVSDTTLAYDRDVKLPLYARADIPEVWLIDLPGQRVLVFREPVGDRYRATLTYRPGDRISPQAFPDISLAVDDLLGA comes from the coding sequence ATGCAGCAGACAGCCCCACCGGTACCGACGCGGCACCGCTTCACGGTGGACGACCTCGAGCGCATGGTGCGTTCCGGCATCTTGCTGGAAGATGCGCGGGTCGAGCTGATCGAAGGAGAGCTCTACGACATGAATCCCATCGGCTGGGCGCACCAGGCGGTCGTCGATCGAATGACGGCGTTCTTCGTGCGCAGTCTGGACGATCGTGCGATCGTCCGAACCCAGGGGCCGATCCGGCTGAGCGAGCGCACCCTCCCCCAGCCCGATCTCGCGCTCCTCCGCCCCCGTCCCGACTACTACCGTCAGGCCGGCCCCACCCCCGCCGACGTCCTCCTCCTCGTCGAGGTCAGCGACACCACCCTGGCCTACGACCGCGACGTCAAGCTCCCCCTCTACGCCCGAGCCGACATCCCGGAAGTCTGGCTGATCGATCTACCGGGTCAACGCGTCCTCGTCTTTCGCGAACCTGTCGGGGACAGGTATCGGGCCACGCTGACGTATCGCCCCGGTGACCGGATCAGCCCTCAGGCGTTCCCGGACATCTCGCTGGCGGTCGACGATCTCCTCGGGGCGTAA
- a CDS encoding Uma2 family endonuclease, with protein sequence MQQTAPPVPTRHRFTVDDLERMVRSGILLEDARVELIEGELYDMNPIGWAHQACVNWLTERFATALAGRAIVQPQGPIRLSAQTLPQPDLALLHPRPDYYRHAGPTPADVLLLVEVSDTTLAYDRDVKLPLYARADIPEVWLIDLPGQRVLVFREPVGDRYRDTLTYRPGDRISPQAFPDISLAVDDLLGA encoded by the coding sequence ATGCAGCAGACAGCCCCACCGGTACCGACGCGGCACCGCTTCACGGTGGACGACCTCGAGCGCATGGTGCGTTCCGGCATCTTGCTGGAAGATGCGCGGGTCGAGCTGATCGAAGGAGAGCTCTACGACATGAATCCCATCGGCTGGGCACACCAGGCCTGCGTGAATTGGCTGACGGAGCGGTTCGCGACCGCGCTCGCCGGACGGGCGATCGTCCAACCTCAAGGACCGATCCGCTTGAGCGCTCAAACCCTCCCCCAGCCCGACCTCGCCCTCCTCCACCCCCGCCCCGACTACTACCGCCACGCCGGACCCACCCCAGCTGACGTCCTCCTCCTCGTCGAGGTCAGCGACACCACCCTGGCCTACGACCGCGACGTCAAGCTCCCCCTCTACGCCCGAGCCGACATCCCGGAAGTCTGGCTGATCGATCTACCGGGTCAGCGCGTCCTCGTCTTTCGCGAACCTGTCGGGGACAGGTATCGGGACACGCTGACGTATCGCCCCGGTGACCGGATCAGCCCCCAGGCGTTCCCGGACATCTCGCTGGCGGTCGACGATCTCCTCGGGGCGTAA